agcaatgttaaattagagtacaaattatgattcctcatgccaaaaaacgtaaaatcgCCAATTTttttgcgaaaatcaaaatttaaatttaaactttgaacaccccgtatctcggaaactagcaatatttgcataagaaAACGTGTTGAGCataatcatcatattttgaggtctagaatctacagttcagagattggacattcttaatgtatcaccctgtatatatcgTGCTTTTTTAGTTAATTATCAGGCAAATTTTGATAccatttcgttttttttatgattgaaacaactaacttattcaaaaaaatattttattcggtACAAATATATGTTGTTTGACCAATTCACTATgtttaacttttaaaaataatcgaacAGCAAAGATTTTGCATGTTAAAGTACGTTTATAAGGACTACAGTcactttaaatataaatatttattgttggtACGAGGTCTGACTAAAAATAATCAGAcagatatacgaggatggtcacATAaatacctagcctgacctagagatggcggtagttgctttaTTAGAAACTAccacaccacgttgtttagtatttactCGGCACCCATCAAGCTTTAGCCCAATCAATATAGAAGCTGATTTAGATTACTCTGGGTAAGACAACCCGTACaggaccagcatcgcagtggtcgattAAATGtagtgacgactccagaaatgttgaagaaaatccactggttgatcgtcgattgaaagagggcgagctagcagacatttcacatcgcatattaactgaaaaaaacagcgtattgaagatgtttccatcgattgTTTCACGGaacgaaacaaaataataataaaaaaaatggactgAAGAGGAAGGACTAGgtccaaagaaggcaaatacTGTTCTATCTGCAGGCaaagtcatggcgtcggttttttcgGATGATTAACTTTTGAATAGCTACCTCGTGCACCCTATTCGCTAGATTTAACCTCCTCGGATTACTTTCTGGTcacaaacttgaaaaaaaacggcTCGATGGTCGTAGTATATGGGGCTAAAAGAAGATTTTAGTGTTTTCTTTGTCCTCTTTGCACCATCCATCGACTCCataagataatttttattctggtGAAAAGAAAAACGTTGAAGGGTGTATATCAGGCGAATAGGGTGGCTGTGGTTGTTATATTTGaagctaaaaatatttatggataGAGTAAGTTGTCAGACCTCGTAATTTTACTTTTGATATTTGTAGTTTGTGGGGAAACGGCTGCACTAAGGGCAGTACTAGCTGCAGGAGCGCGCGTTTCAACTCCAGACGTCCATGGGGGGTATCCTCTACATTACGCTGCTCAAATGTGTGGGGGagtaagtagaaaaaaaatcatactaTTTAGAGCAGGGGTCGACAAACTTTTAATATgtctacgtgaaatttttaacaaatttaaaacgGAAACATTCAGTTTGATCATCGTTCCTAAGTTTCTCGCTACGGCTTCTCTAGTTTTTTCTGTGAGAACCAAATTTCACACTCTATGTATATTGATTGATTCATTTTAAGCATCTGCAGGGCACCTCGTTGTTGATGAACCACGTCTACCCGTCGAGTAGGTCTTACAAAAACTGCTCCAGTTGGATAGTTGAGTCAGATCGTCGAGTTTTCTTCTATGATTTAAGCTTCTGATCAACTCTGGATCGCTTTTAATTAGAATTACTTTCTTCTGGATTGAGTCCAGTATCCCCAAGCATATGCGTGCGAGCCGATATCCGAATGTGCGAGCTAaggacgaatctgggccttgtacaggattagatttttatatagGACCAAATCTTGAGCTGCAGTATCAGCCTGGGTCTTATCTTGTTAGtccagttaaatttttttctattattcaagCTTATGATCAATTCTGGATCGCTTTTAATTCGAATTACTATCTTCTGGATTGAGTCCAGTATCCCCAAGCATATGCGTGCGAGCCGATATCCGAATGTGCGAGCTAaggacgaatctgggccttgtacaggattagatttttatatagGACCAAATCTTGAGCTGCAGTATCAGCCTGGGTCTTATCTTGTTAGtccagttaaatttttttctattattcaagCTTATGATCAATTCTGGATCGCTTTTAATTCGAATTACTATCGTCTGGATTGAGTCCAGTATCCCCAAGCATATGCGTGCGAGCCGATATCCGAATGTGCGAGCTATtgacgaatctgggccttgtacaggattagatttttatatagGACCAAATCTTGAGCTGCAGTATCAGCCTGGGTCTTATCTTGTTAGtccagttaaatttttttctattattcaagCTTATGATCAATTCTGGATCGCTTTTAATTCGAATTACTATCTTCTGGATTGAGTCCAGTATCCCCAAGCATATGCGTGCGAGCCGATATCCGAATGTGCGAGCTAaggacgaatctgggccttgtacaggattagatttttatatagGACCAAATCTTGAGCTGCAGTATCAGCCTGGGTCTTATCTTGTTAGtccagttaaatttttttctattattcaagCTTATGATCAATTCTGGATCGCTTTTAATTCGAATTACTATCTTCTGGATTGAGTCCAGTATCCCCAAGCATATGCGTGCGAGCCGATATCCGAATGTGTGAGCTAaggacgaatctgggccttgtacaggattagatttttatatagGACCAAATCTTGAGCTGCAGTATCAGCCTGGGTCTTATCTTGTTAGtccagttaaatttttttctactattcaAGCTTATGATCAATTCTGGATCGCTTTTAATTCGAATTACTATCTTCTGGATTGAGTCCAGTATCCCCAAGCATATGCGTGCGAGCCGAGCTCCGAATGTGTGAGCTgtggacgaatctgggccttgtacaGGATTAGAAGCTTAGataggaccaaatcctgagctacAGTATCAGCCTGGGTCTCAGCAACGAAATTTCAGTTTGTTCCTTAGCAGGAAAATTTTTGGTTACGaaggagatgttgaaaatgcgATGCGacgatttttttgttgattatgtGTTTGCTGACCCCTGATCTGACGTATAGACTTTAAAATTGTCTTCGATATTCAGGATCGCGATTCAAATTTGGGTATGCAAGTGCTCCAAACCCTTCTTTCGCACCCGGAGATAAAAGTCTCCGAAACGGACGTCGATAAAAGACAACCGCTGTTATGGGCCGCTAGCGCCGGTTCCTCTAGAGCCGTACTAGCTTTAATTAGAGCTGGAGCTAATGTGGAAGCTAGCGATAAAGATGGTCTAACTGCTTTACATTGTGCAGCCTCGAGAGGTCATACCGATTGTATGGATACCTTGTTAACTTTATGCGGAGCTTCGGTGGATGTTATAGACACTAATGGTTGTACCGCTTTACATTACGCCGTTACTTTGGGTAAGAAAATCCTTTAATAAAAAGGATGAAATCGAGGAATTGATAATTACAGGACACGCGGATGCTACGGCTCTTCTTTTAGCTCACGGAGCCGATCCTAATCGACAAGATCGGAAAGGTAGAAGCCCAGCGCATTGCGGTTGCGCCAAAGGACAATTCGAAACTGTTAAATTAATTGGTGAGGTAGGATacgttaaaaaaaatcgaaggattccgaatttttttttataggtGTACATGGGGCTAATTTATGGTTAAGGAACGCGAGAGGTGATTTACCTCTTCACGACGCAGCTGGTAACGGTAGAAGAGAATTGGTTAAGTGGCTTCTGGAGATGAGACCTAGTCAAGTAAACGCCAGAAATAATGACGGTAGATGTCCGTTACATATGGCGGCGCTTAACGATAACGCCGACATGTGTAAGGTAAATcaatcatcaataaaaaataatcataaaaaatctcGTCCTTATCAGTTAAAAATTGAACCAGATGCAATTGAAGGTCTTTTATGAAAGTTTAACTATTCTTGGTCTTGAATTATCATTGTGGAAGGAAATTTGATAATTCTGTTcatttttcttcgatttctttATCCAGTTTCATTGATAGTTCACAGTAAACATCAAAATTGATCGTTTGGAATCACCTCAAAACACTCGACAATTTTGTAATCCCACCAAAGCTTCCGacgtggtttgtgctggttcatagTGTTTGCTCCATGGTCGTTTTCGAATTAATTAACCATCTTTCAACTCCAgcgatgattcttttcaagaaatgaTCCGTTCCAAGTCGCTTAAGGTGGAAATTTTGAATGCTTGTGTTCAATTCGTGAGGTTTTTGATATCTCGAACAGTTACATGACGATCCTCTTCAAATGTGTCTTTGATTTGGTCACCAGGACCACCAGAACGTTACTTATCTTTGAGGGAAGAGTCTCCAGAATGGAATTTTTCGTACCAATTGGTGAATATTCAATACAAACCTTAGAAACAGATTTCAACTGTTCTATAGAGTAATGGGAGGTTTAAGTAATGGTTCTATGAGTTCGAAATGTACCCAGAAGCCTAATAATCATTACGGGACAAATGAATTGATCAGTATTAAACTGATCATTATTCCTTAACAgcaattatagaaataaaaaagactTTTCATAATATTGTATTGTACAATAGGAAAATTTGcaaatatacttttaatttcgtaattttttcggTATTTATAACATTCGAGGGTCACTCAATTGATTTCTACGGTCTTTTTTTAACCCTGTCGGACGTTTTGCATACAATATTGAGATGGATATCTTGCCAAGGTTGAAGCTCACGTGAGGTACGCGTTTACCGTTTGAGAGCTTTCCActttcacaaatatttaatatttattttagtaacGGTTTATACAGGATGGTAAATTGAAAATACCAtcttttaaaacttatatacaAGTGGTAGTAATTTTCTACgattgacctagagatggcggtggttgcttgaaaaatatcactgtattaaaaagtacacaatttatttcaagttcGAAATCGTCTCTATAACTTCATCCCGTTGTAAACAACTTCGTTTAAGTCCAAGTTTTCatctatttctaatttcttCGTCATATAAATCAGATCCTCTGCATCCTGTGCTATTACTATGACCTCTAGAAGTCCTTTAATTGAGATATTTCGTACTGCATCATAAGCTTTCTTTAAATCGATAAATGCTACGTGTTTTTAACCTTTTTCTTTTCGAGGAGTTGTTGAATTGCGTAGATAATAAACTTTGTGTATATAAACTCTGTATATTTAACCAATAGACAGTATCAAAATCGCTTTTCACCAATTAGATTTCCAGTTAGATCGATCCCCCGTTGTAGACGATCACGAATCATGTAAAGAGCGTGCAGAATGCATTTTGAGTAGAATTTCTGCCCCAAATTATACAATTGAGGCGTTAAACTGTTGTCTGTGTATGTACTCTGTATATTTAACCAATAGACAGGATCTAAATCGCTCTATTATAgtacattattattaatttccaATCGTCTTGAAGAACTCAACAGTTTCGGAAAGTTTCTATAGCTTTTCACCAATTAGATCCCCAGTTAGATCACGCCCCAGTTGTAGACGACCACGATTCATGTAAAGAGCGCGCAGAATACgttttgagtaaaaaattttgtcCACGAATCATGTAAAGAGCGTGCAGAATACGTTTTGAGTAAAACTTGTGTCCACGAATCATGTAAAGAGCGTGCAGAATACGTTTTGAGTGAAACTTGTGTCCACGAATCATGTAAAGAGCGCGTAGAATACGTTTTGAGTGAAACTTGTGTCCACGAATCATGTAAAGAGCGTGTAGAATACGTTTTTAGTCCACGAATCATGTAAAGAGCGTGCAAAAAACGTTTTGAGTAGAACTTGTGACCACGAATCATGTAAAGAGCGTGTAGAATACTTTTTAGTAAAACTTTTGTCCACGAATCATGTAAAGACCGTGCAGAATACGTTTTGAGTAAAACTTGTGTCCACGAATCATGTAAAGAGCGAGCAGAATACGTTTAGAGTAGAACTTCAGTCCCAAATTATACAATTAAGGCGTCCAACTTGTCATCAAATAACTGGGACAACCAGAATTCTAAAgctcaccctatatatataataattattgataaaatcgtATCGATTTTTCTTTAGGTAGGTAAAATGCGCAATTGAAATCATCCACCCTCTCTAATTTCCCTTACAACACGCAATGTTAAGATCACAAACTGATTTTCTTCATGAATCATGATCTACGAAAGGTTTtgattagaattttttcatCGATTCGTAACGCGCGTGCGTTCCAATTAAGTTTACGTTTAGACGTCCGACCTACATAGATTTCTAAATTGGGAAATTTGAACCAGTCATATGTAAACTTTTACATTGTTCGTTTCAAAGTGCagtagtgaaaaaaaaaaataaataaataaatcaatggTATCATTTTTGTATCTTAAATTTGATTGTAGCTATAAATAACGTACGtcgaattcttcttttttccttCAAATTACGCGGCCTCGAATGATATACGAGTTTAATCGTTGATACGAGGGTGTTTCAAAAAGATTCCTCATTCGGAATTGCTTTCGAATTGTATATctctttgaataaataaataatagtcgcatggtAACAAATCTGGTCTATAAGGAGggtgtttcaatatttttcaaccaaattcGTTCGACGTTGCCATTTCAAAACCAGTTGTAGGCGGTTTTACCATGTTTTTTGGATGATTACTAATACTGCCCAATTACAGCTcgttttttagtgaaaaaatcaaacgaaattacttcttttatataattattgataatttaacCTTTGTTTTAACTGGCGcgtcttcttctttcttcctaCACTCCATAAAAGcgcaatttttgtcaaaataaagtGGATTATCCAAGTTTCTTACTCTTTATACCGTTGTAGGAAACGGGTGTAAATTTCTGTACTCCAAATTCAGTCTTGATACTTTTTTGGCTGAAGCTTTGTTATAACCCACAGTTTTTCTTCAGCAAATAATACGGCGCGGTTTTGATTGTCCCTTATAGACACTTTCGAGcttgtattcaaaaataacgacttatatttgaaccaccctcgtaattgagcaaaattttttgaaaaaatatataaatgaagatttttttttcactatacagtcgtcaaaaaataaaaatatcactaAACGAACAAAAATCGAAGACGCTATGACGTATTTTCAAGAAAGAGTTAACGATGCAACTGGTTCAATAAGAACTAGCGTTAGTAATAACATTATTATAACCAGTAATGTAATAAACGatctattattcatttttttcgaatcgataaaatgttttaatcatTTCAGATTCTATTAGACAATGGCGCTCAAGTAAATCCAGTTCTTCGTacttcgaaaaatgtttttatgacACCACTAGATTGCGCTCTTCAACGAGGCTACAGATCCACTGCCAAATATTTGCAACTCCAAGGAGGAGTACCGGCTAGTAGACTCAACGACCCCAAACAAAGTAATAGTGCCTTAAATTTCCATATCAGAGACGACGTTACATTCTACGGAGACGTTTCTTCGGAAAgcgaaaaagaaattaaaaaaaccgttaaaaagaaaaaagtttcgaTGTCTAGTAGCGAAATATCGGAAAGAGAAAAATCTACTAAAAGTAGAATCGATTATAGTAACGAAATAACTATTAACGGTAAAACTGAAGTGAAAATTTCGGAAAATAAGGAAATTATATTCGATAAAGAGTCAGTTCAAACTCAAACATCGGCCAAACTTAGAGAAAATTCTAAACGAGATAAATCAGCACAATCTTCTTTAAACAAAGAACCGATGATCAGTATATCAAGTCAAGCTACCGTCTCGAAGATAGATCACAGCACTTGTACTACTACCGAAGAAATTAATCAACAATCTACCAgtgaagaaaatgaagaaactaaaaaagatattttggtAGAAGCTGCCATACATCCCCAACCAAAATCAATACCAGATGATATTATTAAcgatattaatgaagaaaatgttAATGTTATAGAAAAGGTACAAGATGATATCGATGTTGTagtcgaaaaagaaaaattaacaaaaaatattgaaaatctaaACGAAATATCGAATTACgaaaaaatagaagacgaaACTCAACCAGATTTAGGAGATTTTGTACAAATAactgataaaaaagaaatagaaattgaagaagaagcTAAAAAGATCGGTACTATGGAAAATATTCCAAACGAAGttaacaaaactgaaaataatacaaaagaaataGCAAAAACTACAGATGAAATTAAAACTGATTCAATCGAAGACAAAACTCAACCAGAATTAGaagattttgaacaaataattgataaaaaagaaatagaaattgaagaagaagctaaaaatatcgatactattgaaaatattccaatCGAAGttaacaaaactgaaaattatgATACAGAAGAAATACCAAAAACTACAGTCGAAGTtacaaatgataaaattgaaaatttaaataccGAACCATCAAAAAATGAAGTAAAGGATGAGAGtgttaaacaaaataaagaaaatttcagcgatataaaaattaaacgaaacaaagaaaatgaagaatcgAGTTCGTCGGACGACGATGAATTCTCGTCTAAATCTCATAAGAGTTTTCGTGTTTTGCGAGACGAGGAATCAAACTATTCAACTGCAAACAAAACGAGATCAAAATCACTcgataaaaaatcgaaaaaagacaaattaaaaagtaaaataccGACTCCACTATTCAAAAGTACGTTATCTAAAAGCGATAGACATTTAAACGAGTTTTACAAAGAAACTAATTTAGATACGAGAATTCCGTCGTTGCCGAACATTCGAGATGAGAGAAATACGATACGAGAACATGTTAGATGCGATTCCAACATGTCGGCGCCGATGCTCACTTCGATTTTAAGCGATAAAGATAAAGATAGTTTATCCGAAATGGAAGACGAGATCGGTACGAAAACGAAACGATTCGTTAAGAAGAGATCCAGAAATCGCGAAGCGAGAAGCGCCGGAAGCGATTACGAAAGTAGTAATTTGATAGATTCCGGTTTCGAACCGAGTCCGAGGAGTACTAGAACCacgaaatggaaaaatatgtcCGATAGGGGCGTCAATATGGCATCCGTTACACAAAATATTCAAACGAATATAAGAAGGtgaaaatatattacgaaaCGTTGTATATTCTCATACCTTTAGATTGTTTAACGACCCTTCGACTATCCATAAccattttttttccagttccCTCCATCACCAACTCGATCTTCCTCCTTTTGTTCACTAGTATCCATTTCAAATCTGTTTTCATCTGATTCTAGCTTTTCATCATCGTTTTTACCTCAGTTTCCGGTTCAAGTTGTTCATTAAGGTCTCGGCTATGTCAGGTttgcttttgtttttgtttttatcaagttttcttTCTCCAATAcgtctatttcttcttcttatccTTATCAATCGTTTCTATTGTATTCTCCGTTTGATTTATCGTCATTTTCACGTATGTGTCTCAATcatcttaattttatttgttttattttctgtatcacattttctgtttcttttatgtctttttctaatatttattatttcacaatCTGTCTCTATCTCAGTCTGAGTTGTAATCTTGGTTTTCTCTTCCATCTTACGTCTATTCTACCATCATTCTTATCTTCTATTTCTACTTACTATCTACGTCCTAATCATCTTCATCTTTAACACTTTCTTTCTCTTTAACACTTCTTCTTTGTCTTCTATTATCCTTATTCTTGTTCAATCCTTTTCTGTCTTAGTCAAACATCGCAAGTTCAGTATTTTTCTTACATTTTACGTCCATTCTACCATCATTCTTATCTTCTGTTTCTGTTCTCTATCTACGTCCTAATTATCCTCATTTTTAATACTTTCTCTCCCTTTAACACTTCTTTTATCCTTATTCTTGTCAAATCTGTTTCTGTCTTAGTCAAACATCTCAACTTCAGTCTTTT
The sequence above is drawn from the Diorhabda carinulata isolate Delta chromosome 6, icDioCari1.1, whole genome shotgun sequence genome and encodes:
- the LOC130895607 gene encoding ankyrin repeat, PH and SEC7 domain containing protein secG isoform X6; protein product: MVMAAPELVDGRDEDGFTPLHLAVIAVCGETAALRAVLAAGARVSTPDVHGGYPLHYAAQMCGGDRDSNLGMQVLQTLLSHPEIKVSETDVDKRQPLLWAASAGSSRAVLALIRAGANVEASDKDGLTALHCAASRGHTDCMDTLLTLCGASVDVIDTNGCTALHYAVTLGHADATALLLAHGADPNRQDRKGRSPAHCGCAKGQFETVKLIGVHGANLWLRNARGDLPLHDAAGNGRRELVKWLLEMRPSQVNARNNDGRCPLHMAALNDNADMCKILLDNGAQVNPVLRTSKNVFMTPLDCALQRGYRSTAKYLQLQGGVPASRLNDPKQSNSALNFHIRDDVTFYGDVSSESEKEIKKTVKKKKVSMSSSEISEREKSTKSRIDYSNEITINGKTEVKISENKEIIFDKESVQTQTSAKLRENSKRDKSAQSSLNKEPMISISSQATVSKIDHSTCTTTEEINQQSTSEENEETKKDILVEAAIHPQPKSIPDDIINDINEENVNVIEKVQDDIDVVVEKEKLTKNIENLNEISNYEKIEDETQPDLGDFVQITDKKEIEIEEEAKKIGTMENIPNEVNKTENNTKEIAKTTDEIKTDSIEDKTQPELEDFEQIIDKKEIEIEEEAKNIDTIENIPIEVNKTENYDTEEIPKTTVEVTNDKIENLNTEPSKNEVKDESVKQNKENFSDIKIKRNKENEESSSSDDDEFSSKSHKSFRVLRDEESNYSTANKTRSKSLDKKSKKDKLKSKIPTPLFKSTLSKSDRHLNEFYKETNLDTRIPSLPNIRDERNTIREHVRCDSNMSAPMLTSILSDKDKDSLSEMEDEIGTKTKRFVKKRSRNREARSAGSDYESSNLIDSGFEPSPRSTRTTKWKNMSDRGVNMASVTQNIQTNIRRYHLERKIFQQLLELKRHQIRAGQHNEAVLVKRAVEAYHKSCASTVGVGRYTTEDYTFKSFEKFLYEALRKLQKNGAEYMRGLPANPLLCTKSTNRCMHAAHAYTGVPCAAYLPKMDHHSIPKIGFDSVDCKPGTGRFLPTINPKKTVTLELTHGTDKQVISLPTNKLDQNKRYYVTFTVKGHEAISDDSNNDKKKVSAHKHSKSD
- the LOC130895607 gene encoding ankyrin repeat, PH and SEC7 domain containing protein secG isoform X1 gives rise to the protein MSPSKGKLGTVSNKNRRLRDRRRGKQRRPRYVAGVSTLMYAAQQGDVDVVRKIIGVESSSLFQRDRTGKTALHYTSTSSSRCASQAADLMVMAAPELVDGRDEDGFTPLHLAVIAGNMQLVTFLLANRADVNAVDNEKHTVVHWAAVCGETAALRAVLAAGARVSTPDVHGGYPLHYAAQMCGGDRDSNLGMQVLQTLLSHPEIKVSETDVDKRQPLLWAASAGSSRAVLALIRAGANVEASDKDGLTALHCAASRGHTDCMDTLLTLCGASVDVIDTNGCTALHYAVTLGHADATALLLAHGADPNRQDRKGRSPAHCGCAKGQFETVKLIGVHGANLWLRNARGDLPLHDAAGNGRRELVKWLLEMRPSQVNARNNDGRCPLHMAALNDNADMCKILLDNGAQVNPVLRTSKNVFMTPLDCALQRGYRSTAKYLQLQGGVPASRLNDPKQSNSALNFHIRDDVTFYGDVSSESEKEIKKTVKKKKVSMSSSEISEREKSTKSRIDYSNEITINGKTEVKISENKEIIFDKESVQTQTSAKLRENSKRDKSAQSSLNKEPMISISSQATVSKIDHSTCTTTEEINQQSTSEENEETKKDILVEAAIHPQPKSIPDDIINDINEENVNVIEKVQDDIDVVVEKEKLTKNIENLNEISNYEKIEDETQPDLGDFVQITDKKEIEIEEEAKKIGTMENIPNEVNKTENNTKEIAKTTDEIKTDSIEDKTQPELEDFEQIIDKKEIEIEEEAKNIDTIENIPIEVNKTENYDTEEIPKTTVEVTNDKIENLNTEPSKNEVKDESVKQNKENFSDIKIKRNKENEESSSSDDDEFSSKSHKSFRVLRDEESNYSTANKTRSKSLDKKSKKDKLKSKIPTPLFKSTLSKSDRHLNEFYKETNLDTRIPSLPNIRDERNTIREHVRCDSNMSAPMLTSILSDKDKDSLSEMEDEIGTKTKRFVKKRSRNREARSAGSDYESSNLIDSGFEPSPRSTRTTKWKNMSDRGVNMASVTQNIQTNIRRYHLERKIFQQLLELKRHQIRAGQHNEAVLVKRAVEAYHKSCASTVGVGRYTTEDYTFKSFEKFLYEALRKLQKNGAEYMRGLPANPLLCTKSTNRCMHAAHAYTGVPCAAYLPKMDHHSIPKIGFDSVDCKPGTGRFLPTINPKKTVTLELTHGTDKQVISLPTNKLDQNKRYYVTFTVKGHEAISDDSNNDKKKVSAHKHSKSD